ATAATACTCGAGAACTTCACAATCCTACCGTACaaaatcatttgaaatatttagcaTGGTGTTTGCACTTTAACCTTCCTGTAGCGACGAGTCTTTATCAAGCAATGCCCTGTTCTGATCTGTGGATTTTAAAGAAATACAGCGTTTAAAATGGCAAATGTTTGGTCAGAGCACGCGCTGCAcacactgtaaccataacaacacTCTTACAAGTTCTAGTTGGATTCAGATAACAAACTAGCGCTAGTTCTGGTTCTGGTTCTAGATCAGAGTTATTACTATGAGTAATGTAATACAGTTCGGTGTAACTCTGAGGATGAGAAGGTTGTTTGTCTTTGCTGGAGCTTTGAAGGCAGAAAATCCAGAGAATTAAAGTGGGACGTAACGTCACGTACCGCTGAACGTCCCAAACATACAAACGCTGGTATTTTTAGCCACAGCGATGTTGGAATATCGGCAATGAAACATTTTCCAGTAAACATGTAAATCTCCTCATATTCTCTCACTGAAGACTCGAGAAGACTCGTTTTCACTAGCTGTCTTCCAGGTTTGTTTTATCTTGCTTGTCACCCAACTTGTGACCAGGTcaggagataaaaaaaagaaaagttcttGATGtcaatctttgttttttttgaaaacatttgCAACAATGTTGCAAGCCGCTTTCTGCTGAACGTCTTGTGAACGTGAGCTGGTGCTCGAGAAAAGAACACCAAGCATTTGATAAATGACTGTGGACTGATAAAACCTTGTACATTGTCATtatcatccacacacacacacacacacacacacacgcttggtTATTGTGGTTCCACCAATTGTCTCTGGAGCTCCGTTCAGAATATTATTAGCATGTGAGGAGAAAAGTGAATTGTTCAGACTTTTGTTTCGTTGAAATTATGAACAAAATGTCAGATGGTGGAACAGGTGTCCGCACCTGATAAGAGATTCGTTTAACTCACAACACAGATGGActgcgttcacacacacacacacacacacacacacacacacacacacacagacgcatgCAAATTTCATTTTGAACGTGAAAGACTGACTGCTTTTTAGAAACTGATCCCACACATGTTGAgtaacacaaataaaacaaattagatGAGATATGAATGAATCAGAACAgacacagtcccctccaaaactattggaacggcgaggccagttcatttgtttttcgCTGTAGATTGAAGAGGtttgggcttgagatcaaaacatgaatatgagaagagagtttagaatttcagcttttatttcccaGTGTTTATGTGTAGACGTGTCAAACGGTATAGAACGTAGCACagtttgtatcagaccacccaatctgtaggcgagcaaaaatactggaacatgtgactgacaggtgttggttgttacccaggtgtgtcgtGTTAGAtcgattgtttaaacagtaaacagctctgaacatctactcttggttttagctttCAGTTTCACCCGTGAAGACTGCgcttgttgttaaaaaaggataaaccggCATGAAAACtggagagctgtctatgggagaaaaacagGCCTTTTTGAatctgagaaaagaggaaaaattgCACAAGTATTGGGAATAGCCAGTACAACCATTTGGAATGtcatgaaaaggaaaaaaaaaacccactggtgtactgaggaacagacaccgaacgggtctgccaaggaaaacaacaacagctgatgacagaaacactgtgagagctgtgaagaaaaaccccaaaacaacagtcagtgacatcaccaacagcctccacagggcaggggtgaagcgATCACAATCCACCCTTCGaagaacaaatgaattggccttgctgtcccaatagttttggaggggaatATATAAATGATTCAGATCAGACGCACATGAATCGTATCAAGTATGAATTCTTTGGATCAGATATAAACAAACAGAGGTACGTTAATCAGATGCGATATGCGGGGAATGAATGAAATCAGTAGATCGGGAGTAGCGCCGAGGGGACTCTATTATGGCGAAGGTGTTTGAGCACCTCTGAGGGGGTTCTCGCGTTTTCGGGTTCTATTTAAACCCGTCTAAACGCTGTCGGCGTGTGTTGACATGCACGGTGTAAGTGGGTCAGTGAGAGCTGGGGAGCAAATGGACATTCAGTTCCGCTCTTCTGAACAGGAACATCACAGACtgtgtggatatgtgtgtgGAAAATGATAACAGTAACAGAACGATCAGTGACCGCACGTTTACTAGTGATTCAAgtatttattgattttcattgattaaagaatgaaacgctttttatccatttacagttacatttactgttgtggAGCTTCCGCGATAAAAGTTCCGTCCTGTTCTCACGTTATGTTATAGCAGATGAAGATGtcgttacagcttcacctcgcactgttacaaagcgctgacactggagactccttccgtaaatgttacagaaacacACTTCACCGTATCAAGGTTTTTTGATGTTTTCTCAGAACGGCGCAGGAGGGGAGTGGCTTCTCTCCGGAGGAACACACTGGGAAACTACAGGAGGGTTAATTGCAGTAGGGGTGATTTGGGGGCAGGACGAGGTGTCAGACTGACAGATGGGTTCTGGGGCAGGAGTGAATGGGGGGAGGGTTGAGGAGGGGTATTTAGGGGGGTATCTGTGGTTGTAGGAACATTAACACGCTACTGCAGGGGTCTTTTGTTCAGTTTGTTGAAGGCTTGacttcatttccattttttttttttttacttttcacttTCAGTCTCAAGGTGCGAGACTTTAATTCTACTGCACATGATCACTTTCATAACATCGAAAATTCCTCCCAAAGATTATAATGTGTGATAATGAAACCACTAATATATAAcagtttaaatttaaaaaaaaaaaaactttaaggTTTTGTATTAGAGCTCATCTGTTCAGGAGACTTCtcacattaatttattcataataattattaGCAAAAAAATCATCATTGTTAATAATTACAGTAATATTGTTATAGTTAGGATTAATCAGGTTAAAGGTTGTGCTTCATTTTTGAGGGCTTTATATGcataaaatttcatgaaatctaaCTACAGCATCCCCATGCAttcaaatttgcataaattattCATGAGGTCATGAATAATGCATTAGTAGTTTCTTTGCCACACATAATATAcccatttttaaatcaaattaatcctatttaaaaaaaaaaaaaaaaaaaaacgatttaaATTTAAAGCACGTATTTCATTTGCTcgcatttatttgatttaaatttaaatgtgttATAAAGAAACATGTGTACGTATATAGCATGAACAAACAAGGCCTCATTTTTGTATAtttccccccaaaacaaaaTATCAGAAACAACAGGCTCTCATAAGATCCAATAAATGTAgacactgtattaaaaaaagaaaaagcatagACATATATTACACATAAAGCCGTGTCCTTTTCTGATTTCTACTACAGTAACCGGATAGAGCTTTATTTCGTGTATTTTGAAGATCACGTGTTTCCGATTTTTCCGCGCTTCTTTACAAAGTTCATGATTTGAATCGAAGACAGTCGTTACAAAGCGTCCTAAACCTGAAACACTTACCGAACGTAAACCAGAGGCTAAGCGGAATTTAAAATCAAAACAGTCGATGACGATCCTGTCTAAATATAGCAGTTAGAGGGTCTGTCCCATCACTGCACACTGAACATGCATAAATAATGTACCATcacacagcagtgtgtgtgtgtgtgtgagagagagagagagagagagagagagagagagtgagagagagagaggttgaagGTTTATTATGTGGTTATTATCTGGGCCGTTCCCCATCAGCTGTAACTCAGCACCGCTGTAACACACATCAGGAACAACTCCAGATTTTATAGACTGAATTACTGTAGAGCAGCAGTGtgttatatttacacacactgcaggaagacagacagacagacagacagatagatagatagatggatagatagacagacagacagacagatagatagatagatagatagatagatagatagatagatagatagacagacagacagacagactacacgaccatcacacccatatgtccttgttgaacatcccagatttattccccctgtGTTTACTGTTacctcctccactcttctgggaaggctctccactagattttggggcgtggctgtggggattagtgatcattcagctacgagtatattagtgaggttgaggtcaggtgctgatgttgatgtgaggagactccagttccagttcatcctaaaggtgttcagtagggtcgAGGTCAGGGCTCTCTGCAGGACGCTCGATTTCTTCAACCTTCTTCCATCCTTCACACACCgcgtcttcacggagctcgactttgtgcacagtggcatgctggaacaggtttgagtctCTCAGTTCCAgcgaagggaaactgtaatgcttcAGCACACAGAGACGATCTGTACAACTGTTTATGACTTTGTGctaacagtttgaggaagaaacgcatgtgggtgtgatggtcggggGCGCACATACTTTTATTCGTGTAATGttgatagataggtagatagatagatagacaggcagacagttTGTGGTggttcctgtttgtttttgctccACAGCCTCCAGCTGAGTCTGATCACTTCTTTGTccctgtccatctgtctctgtctctttcttgccttctctctctctcaccgtctgtctctctctctcaccgtctgtctctctctctcaccgtctgtctctctctcaggatgtATGGAGTGCTGTCTGAAGTGTCTGCGTGGGATCCCGTACCCGTCTCTGATCGCCACCATCTTGCTGTACGCGGGCGTGGCTCTGTTCTGTGGGTGTGGTCACGAGGCTCTCTCCGGCACCGTCTCAATCCTACAGAACTACTTCGACTTGATCAGGACTTCTGCAGACTCGCTGGACTTCTTCACCATGTGAGCTGATAATAAGCAATCCAGACGTCGCCGGTTTTGTCGCTACTGATCTCATGAAGTTCATGATGTGCTAGTTCTATTTAATATCTTATTTTATGGCGTTTTTAGCAAACGTATTCCTCTGCCAGAGTGAACCCTTCATTCATGTTAGCAAGCAATGGTTTATTTCCTGCTTATGTTCGTTTCACCGAGTCACAATTTCGTTCATGACTTGCACATActttaatatgcaaataagCTATAACGCAGTAAAAACCTTAGATATGCCGCAAATTTTCTACTTTCACAATGTCGGTTCCTTTATGCGCTTATCAAATAATTATTCGTATTTactgcaaaaaaagagaaaagaatttATAACAGTGGTTTCATGCTTTTATGTGCTTTATCTGAATATTAAAATGCACTTAAAACAAATGGAAGTGCAAATCTGTGCAAATTATATAAAAGACATATTGACTGGCGACGTAAGCCACACCCACAAGGCCACGCCCACAATGTGGGGACAGTTatctaacactgtgtgtgtgtaccatttCAATGAAATTTGGGTCGTAACAACAATTGAAACAGGTGAACTGAAAGCTATAAGCTACTGTACATTTATTGTAcctccttttctctttccaGAATTGACATCATCAAATACGTGATCTACGGCATCGCCTCGGCTTTCTTCGTCTACGGAATCCTGCTAATGGTCGAGGGCTTTTTTACAAGTGGAGCTATTAAAGACCTGTATGGAGATTTTAAGATCACCGCCTGCGGTCGCTGCGTTAGTGCATGGGTATGGAGTCGTCCTGCAATTTAGCCAGATCTAAACACATATAATTTGACACAATTAACCAGCGACAGCACGATACAGCATAAAGAGCAGCAtatagagcgggttgtccactaatcgtagggttggcagttcgattcccagcccacatgaccccacatgactccacatgaagCCATATGAtgccacatgaccccacatgactccacatgactctacatgactccacatgaccccacatgactccacatgaccccacatgaccccacatgatcccacatgactccacatgatcccacatgactccacatgatcccacatgaccccacatgaccccacatgactccacatgaccccacatgactccacatgaccccacatgaccccacatgatcccacatgactccacatgatcccacatgaccccacatgaccccacatgactccacatggcCCCACATGAAGCCATatgaccccacatgaccccGCATGACTCCGCATGActccgcatgactccacatgaccccacatgactccacatgatcccacatgaccccacatgactccacatgactccacatgatcccacatgaccccacatgaccccacatgactccacatgactccacatgatcccacatgactccacatgatcccacatgaccccacatgatcccacatgactccacatgatcccacatgactccacatgatcccacatgaccccacatgaccccacatgactccacatgatcccacatgaccccacatgaccccacatgactccacatgaccccacatgactccacatgaccccacatgactccacatgatcccacatgactccacatgatcccacatgaccccacatgaccccacatgactccacatgaagCCACATGAtgccacatgaccccacatgactccacatgatcccacatgactccacatgatcccacatgaccccacatgaccccacatgactccacatgaagCCACATGAtgccacatgaccccacatgaccccacatgactccacatgactccgcATGACCCCGCATGACCCCGCATGActccgcatgactccacatgaccccacatgactccacatgatcccacatgaccccacatgactccacatgactccacatgatcccacatgaccccacatgaccccacatgactccacatgactccacatgatcccacatgactccacatgatcccacatgaccccacatgaccccacatgaccccacatgaagCCATATGAtgccacatgaccccacatgactccacatgactctacatgactccacatgaccccacatgaccccacatgactccgCATGACCCCGCATGATCCCGCATGACTCCGCATGActccgcatgactccacatgatcccacatgactccacatgatcccacatgaccccacatgaccccacatgactccacatgaagCCATATGAtgccacatgaccccacatgactccacatgatcCCACATGACTCcccatgaccccacatgactctGCATGAttccacatgaccccacatgatcccacatgaccccacatgactccatatgaccccacatgactccacatgctgaagtgtccttgggcaagacactgaaccccaagttgctcctgatggcaagctagcaaccttgcatggcagctctgctaccattggtgtgtgtgtgtgtgtgtgtgtgtgagggagtgaatggttgaatgagaacccgtgtaaagtgctttgtagaaccgctaagattaaaaaaaaaatgctatataagtgcagaccattaccaaaaaggaaaaaaaaaagcagaagtcCAACACCAGAACCTTGAGGAACACCAAAGTTATGTTTGTATGCAGAGAAGTCACGATTAAGTTTTAGGAACTGGATAAAGAACAATGTATTAGTCCATCATACACATTTTATGAAGCTAGTGTCTATTCTCAGGTTTGGCTGAAACAttcagctgtttttgttttggattaTCCTCGATTTAATCTGAATTAAAGAAGAAAACTGAACGTGAACCACGCCCTCAACCAAATTACCCTGTTCAAAGCATTCCGAATttgtaaaaacatatttaaaaacgCGATTTCAAATTGTAAAATGTTAAGACTAAACTCCACACCTTCACACAAGTATTTACACGTAAGTATTTAAGGAACGTTTATGGTTTAATATTTCTGATCGCgctgcttttttcccctcagttcATCATGCTGACGTATATCTTCATGCTGGCCTGGCTGGGAGTGACGGCCTTCACCGCTTTGCCCGTTTACGTCTACTTCAATATCTGGAATATTTGCCAAAACAACACTGTACCAGAGGGATCGAATCTGTGTCTGGACCCACGCCAATTCGGTAAATAGATCTACCAGTACCAgtgcagaattattggcacccttggtaaagatgaTTTCTGGTTAATTAGCTTCATCTCACACTGAAAATATATGAAGACATGAACTTCAACCTTACATTGAAGTCAATTATATTGAAGTTCTGAGAaaataacaaacatttaaatatatattttaaacacatcATGTTAAAGTGACTCAACACGTCCAGACTTGCAGTCCCCCTGGGGCTTTCCCAAAACATCCTGTTGGAAGTGGTTCAGGAACAAGTTTTTCCTCATACAAAGGTGTTTCCTCCTGTTGGCACATGGGAAAGTATAAagggctttatttatttatttatttttttgagagATTTTGTCCTTAACCTCTACAATCTGTTCATCTCACAAAGACccaattaaaatttaaaaacagaacagtaGACACTTTCATTTCCTAAACGAAAGTACAGGGGCTTGATGAACATTcgcaatattttattttttatttataatcattataataattatttttataatttgtttaaaaaaaaaaagatatttaatttgtactttttaaaataattttcctTTTTCCGCCTTTTCtcatcttttatttcattttaattggaacattttataaacatgggaaagtattttttaaacttgttttaAAAAGGTGACATAGAAGTAAATTGctatttatgttattattataaaagataaaatgtaaaataaataaatcattaagtaaaatttaaaaagtgttaaaatctctggagaataaacaaacaaacaaataaatatcaaacaaaattaattctccaattgttgttgttgttgttcttcttcttcttcttcttcttattattattattattattatcgttattataatcgttattattatcgttattcCCGTGTTTTAGGTGTTGTGACTGCCGGAGACGTGAAGCCGGTGTGTTCAGGAACTGAGAGATTCATCCAAATGTGTCAATCTAAAGAGGTGTGTTTCAATCTCCaccattcatttattatttaagtgGTAAAAACAAACCACAGTCTTTAATGTGAGTGAAATATGGGGTGTGTCCTCAGCTGGATATGACCTTTCACCTGTTTGTGTGCGCGCTGGCCGGAGCCGGAGCCGCTGTCATCGCCATGGTGAGTTCGCCGTAAATCTACAGGACATTTTACACgaacaaataaattcatttacaCAGTGACGTGTGAATTATAGCAAGAGTTCCTCTAACTTACACGATTTTTGCTGTTAGTGCGATAATAAACCACGCCGTCAACATCtgtataccacagtgctgtcgaatcctggattctgattggtcacaaggtGTTGATCGCGTCacagtttatattaacgcgctcattGTAAtacgtttccatagtaacagctcgttcacaggacGTGTAGAGCACGTAAGTTGCACTTGAACTGATTAAAAAACTTCTTGTCTTCGGtgatttatttaacacacacggaaggagtctccagtgtcagcgctgtgtaacagtccgatgtaaagctgtagctttaagttttcccacatctggtgcattttttttatctaataAAGTTCAagtcagagaaagaaaaaagaaaggctggtgagggaacaattGTTTATAGCCTCTGTAATGTACAGTAAGTGAGTACAGGACATTAAACGTTTAAAAAATGggtaaaaagtatgacatgtactttaataaataaaaattgtaaccGTTGATAAATTCCTGAAGTGTAAGAGGGATAGAAAAGACTTcagggcgtgctgttataggacagGTAGTGTGGTTGAGAAGTAAGGTAGCGTGGCCTTATGGGTAGGCGTGGCTCactggttaaaggctctggggtAAATCCCAGGTTCAAACCCCAGTGCTGCTGAACTTCCACCGTTGGGCCCTTCAGTACGGCCCTTAACCTTGTCTGCTCCAATGACGCTGTGTCATGTCCGACTCCAGCTTCCTAGCAAGCTGGAACATGCActgttatgtactgtatatgagacAAATATGGCTGCTTCtgcttcatttttttccattagctttgatTTATGTATTTACTCGGGTTTGACTGCAGCAAAATGGCTGAATTACATCACACACTTCAGCTCCTCTGTGCTGCTCTGCATGTAAATACCAGAACTGCGCGATGAGTCATTCCCGTATTCGCTGTGCATCATGGGAAATCGAGTTCACGTTCGTTAGGGTTGAATAAGCAGTGCTACTGAGAGTGGGCGTGGCCTCAGTGTACAGGGTCCTCTCCATCCTCTATCCTTACTTCTAGATCTCATCTTTCCCtttttgcctctctctctctctctctctctctctctctctctctctctctctctggaccTCGGAGAGATGCGAGGTCTGTCACAGAGTTGCTATGGAAactaaaagaagaagaaagggccCGTGAGCTTGTTGCAAACATCGCTCAGTCATTTATAGGCGACCATTTTCAGAGTACGAGTGAGAgcagtgatgatgaagatgatgatgatgatgacacaACACGTTAAAAACTAAAACGCAACCTGCCTTCCTTTA
The window above is part of the Ictalurus punctatus breed USDA103 chromosome 8, Coco_2.0, whole genome shotgun sequence genome. Proteins encoded here:
- the gpm6aa gene encoding glycoprotein M6Aa, producing MEEDMDEGQSQKGCMECCLKCLRGIPYPSLIATILLYAGVALFCGCGHEALSGTVSILQNYFDLIRTSADSLDFFTIIDIIKYVIYGIASAFFVYGILLMVEGFFTSGAIKDLYGDFKITACGRCVSAWFIMLTYIFMLAWLGVTAFTALPVYVYFNIWNICQNNTVPEGSNLCLDPRQFGVVTAGDVKPVCSGTERFIQMCQSKELDMTFHLFVCALAGAGAAVIAMIHYLMVLSANWAYVKDACKMQKYEDCKSKEEQELHDIHSTRSKERLNAYT